One Methylosinus sp. LW4 genomic region harbors:
- a CDS encoding DUF1097 family protein has product MSIAYFRAVSVGALGGLAAFLTLGPAAPYGAQLFAALIGWAGYIHLGGKLDGLKKSVPHDLLGVALAAVALLAAAHIPYGEVVSPAASTGIAVAITLVALVLSAKAPALAEWPVSLAAYATLLATAHADDLVALSPSNPALLAALSLIAGAILGYLADQLAEALLKLPLPGQKAPSAARG; this is encoded by the coding sequence ATGAGCATCGCATATTTCAGGGCCGTGAGCGTCGGCGCTCTCGGCGGTCTCGCCGCTTTTCTGACGCTCGGTCCCGCCGCTCCCTATGGCGCGCAGCTCTTCGCCGCGCTCATCGGCTGGGCGGGCTATATTCATCTGGGCGGCAAGCTCGACGGGCTCAAAAAATCTGTCCCGCATGATCTGCTCGGCGTCGCTCTCGCCGCAGTCGCGCTTCTCGCCGCCGCCCATATTCCCTACGGCGAGGTCGTCAGTCCGGCGGCGTCGACGGGAATCGCCGTGGCGATCACGCTCGTCGCTCTCGTGCTCTCCGCCAAGGCGCCGGCGCTCGCCGAATGGCCCGTTTCGCTGGCCGCCTATGCGACGCTGCTGGCGACCGCCCACGCCGATGATCTCGTGGCGCTCTCGCCGAGCAATCCCGCTCTGCTGGCGGCGCTGTCGCTGATCGCCGGCGCGATCCTCGGCTATTTGGCGGACCAGCTCGCCGAAGCGCTGCTGAAGCTGCCCCTGCCCGGCCAGAAAGCGCCCTCCGCCGCGCGCGGCTGA
- a CDS encoding SCO family protein encodes MTKNAPMKPRSASPIDAATPNAAPRRLARLAIDATNGLAAFCRLVLGGAPAERGEIIERVTVENGVVRVAHYFRGRLVDQRRIKAEELVIERRLDRARRCTHVEITTAGRRLEIGRHSTPAEKESAVESLAAELRDMSVEPRIRTTFAKALRHAPGVRLAARLRRFIRRRGLRRSSGASVSIPPESSARPSRPASVRAAPGGERRLPAALRSRRWWIATAAVVVLASAAAPRVAPHRNEAAARAYAPSFRLTATNGDIVDEKTMRGRPYAIFFGFTHCPEVCPTTMLEAARAANEADPSGAGFDILFATLDPARDTRESLADFVSSFPRRITALRGAAEETDRAAQAFRVYHRKTPLEGGDYTIDHTTLVYLVDRDGLMSGVASFADRSDEAAKTLKDFIRRQSARHPPA; translated from the coding sequence GTGACGAAGAACGCGCCGATGAAGCCGCGATCCGCTTCCCCTATCGACGCCGCGACGCCCAATGCCGCGCCGCGCCGGCTCGCTCGGCTGGCGATCGATGCGACGAATGGCCTCGCGGCTTTCTGCCGTCTCGTGCTCGGAGGCGCGCCCGCCGAGCGCGGCGAGATCATCGAGCGCGTGACGGTCGAGAATGGCGTTGTCCGCGTCGCGCATTACTTTCGCGGCCGGCTCGTCGATCAGCGCCGCATCAAGGCGGAGGAGCTGGTCATAGAGCGGCGCCTCGATCGCGCGCGGCGCTGCACGCATGTCGAGATCACAACGGCGGGGCGCCGGCTCGAGATCGGACGCCATTCGACGCCGGCGGAAAAGGAGAGCGCCGTCGAGAGCCTCGCCGCCGAGCTCCGCGACATGTCGGTGGAGCCGCGCATCCGCACCACATTCGCAAAGGCGCTGCGTCATGCGCCCGGCGTGCGTCTCGCGGCGCGCTTGCGCCGCTTCATTCGCCGACGCGGCCTGCGCCGCTCGAGCGGCGCCTCGGTCTCCATCCCGCCCGAGAGCTCCGCTCGCCCCAGCCGCCCGGCGAGCGTTCGCGCCGCGCCGGGCGGCGAAAGGCGCCTTCCCGCCGCTCTGCGCTCGCGCCGTTGGTGGATCGCGACGGCCGCCGTCGTCGTTCTCGCGAGCGCCGCGGCGCCGCGCGTCGCTCCGCACCGCAACGAGGCCGCCGCGCGCGCCTATGCGCCTTCCTTCCGCCTCACTGCGACGAATGGCGACATCGTCGATGAAAAGACGATGCGCGGACGTCCCTACGCCATCTTCTTCGGCTTCACGCATTGTCCAGAAGTGTGCCCGACCACAATGCTCGAGGCGGCGCGCGCGGCCAATGAGGCGGACCCTTCCGGCGCCGGCTTCGACATTCTCTTCGCGACGCTCGATCCCGCGCGCGACACGCGCGAGAGCCTCGCCGATTTCGTCTCCTCCTTTCCGCGGCGCATCACCGCTCTGCGCGGCGCGGCGGAGGAGACGGACCGCGCGGCGCAGGCGTTTCGCGTCTATCACCGCAAGACTCCGCTGGAGGGCGGCGATTACACGATCGATCACACGACGCTCGTCTATCTCGTCGATCGCGACGGCCTCATGTCCGGCGTCGCCTCCTTCGCCGACCGCAGCGACGAAGCCGCGAAGACGCTGAAGGATTTCATTCGCCGCCAGAGCGCTCGGCATCCTCCCGCGTGA